The following coding sequences lie in one Flavobacterium cyclinae genomic window:
- a CDS encoding copper resistance protein CopD, whose product MYHQIILIIHLLAATIWVGGHLILLLRYVPKALKNKSLDDITFFRKNFESVGIPSLLILFVTGILLAYDYGISFDKWFNFQNSIEKIISLKIALFFCTILLAFTAVKFLFPKLQNQPSYLLYLFISLVTIIAVIMLILGSLIRIGGI is encoded by the coding sequence ATGTATCATCAAATAATTTTAATAATTCACTTATTAGCGGCTACAATTTGGGTTGGGGGACATTTAATATTACTTTTAAGATATGTTCCAAAAGCTTTGAAAAATAAATCATTAGATGACATAACATTTTTTAGAAAAAATTTTGAATCTGTTGGAATTCCTTCATTATTAATTTTATTTGTAACAGGAATATTGTTAGCCTACGATTATGGAATTTCATTTGACAAATGGTTTAATTTTCAAAATTCAATAGAAAAAATAATAAGTTTAAAAATAGCACTCTTTTTTTGCACAATACTCTTAGCTTTTACAGCGGTTAAGTTTTTATTTCCAAAACTACAAAACCAACCATCATATTTACTCTATTTATTCATCTCGTTAGTAACTATTATTGCAGTTATAATGTTAATTTTAGGAAGTTTAATTCGAATAGGAGGAATATAA
- a CDS encoding ABC transporter permease subunit: MNRIIKIILSDILKNKIVLVYTFILAVLSWSSFGMEDNTAKGMLTILNVILFTVPLVSILFATIYIYNSSEFIELLISQPIRRSKIWISLFISLSLSLIISFLIGSGIPLLINAPNLNGIMMLLIGVLITAIFVSLAFLSAIFNRDKARGIGASIVIWLFFALIFDGLILFLLFQFSDYPIEKPMIFVTSLSPIDLARIQMLLHLDASAMMGYTGALFKEYFGNGTGIAISLLLLILWVIVPFVLSLKKFKTKDL; this comes from the coding sequence ATGAACAGAATAATTAAAATTATACTATCCGATATTTTAAAAAATAAAATTGTATTAGTTTACACATTTATTTTAGCCGTTTTATCTTGGAGTTCTTTTGGAATGGAAGATAATACAGCAAAAGGAATGCTAACAATTTTGAATGTTATTTTATTTACAGTTCCATTAGTTTCAATTTTGTTTGCAACAATTTACATTTATAATAGTTCTGAATTTATTGAACTTTTAATAAGTCAACCTATTAGAAGAAGTAAAATTTGGATAAGTTTATTTATTAGTTTATCACTCTCGCTTATTATTTCTTTTTTAATTGGATCTGGAATTCCATTACTCATCAATGCACCTAATTTGAATGGTATAATGATGTTGCTAATAGGTGTTTTAATCACTGCTATTTTTGTTTCTTTAGCGTTTCTTAGTGCTATTTTTAATAGAGATAAAGCCAGAGGAATTGGTGCTTCAATAGTTATTTGGCTCTTTTTTGCATTAATTTTTGATGGATTGATATTGTTTTTATTGTTTCAATTCTCAGATTATCCTATAGAAAAACCAATGATTTTTGTAACTTCTCTAAGTCCAATTGATTTAGCAAGAATCCAAATGTTATTACATTTAGATGCTTCTGCAATGATGGGATATACAGGTGCTTTATTTAAAGAATATTTTGGTAATGGAACAGGAATAGCTATTTCATTATTATTGCTAATTCTATGGGTAATTGTTCCTTTTGTATTATCGCTTAAAAAATTTAAAACTAAAGATTTGTAA
- a CDS encoding c-type cytochrome, producing the protein MNKSILLVLSLALAIACGKKEASAEDNYQPGGGEATTEAAADPASYDPKRGEGKYDTVELGATLDQAMATKGEEVAGVKCTSCHKMTDEKLVGPGWKGVTERRTPQWIMNFITNPDPMIDKDPEVQAQLEICLVRMPNQGVSDDEARGILEYMRKNDGVK; encoded by the coding sequence ATGAACAAATCAATTTTACTTGTTTTATCTCTTGCTTTAGCTATAGCATGTGGTAAAAAAGAAGCATCTGCTGAGGATAATTATCAACCTGGTGGAGGTGAAGCAACAACAGAGGCTGCCGCTGATCCGGCTTCGTATGATCCAAAACGTGGTGAAGGAAAATACGACACTGTTGAATTAGGTGCAACATTAGACCAAGCAATGGCTACTAAAGGGGAAGAAGTTGCAGGTGTAAAATGTACATCGTGTCATAAAATGACAGATGAAAAATTAGTAGGGCCAGGATGGAAAGGCGTAACTGAAAGAAGAACACCTCAATGGATTATGAACTTCATTACTAATCCAGATCCAATGATTGATAAAGATCCAGAAGTACAAGCACAACTTGAAATTTGTTTGGTTCGTATGCCTAACCAAGGTGTTTCTGATGATGAAGCCAGAGGGATTTTAGAGTATATGCGTAAAAATGACGGTGTAAAATAA
- a CDS encoding nitrous oxide reductase accessory protein NosL, producing the protein MKRLSYILILLVSISCATKEADPIKLNSDGCDFCKMKIADGKFGAELITTKGRIYKFDDMHCMINYHKENLTTNIQSFYIHDFNQNNVLIPAENAFYVKGGEISSPMRGNIIAVKTEEEAKKIASKYNANPISWSEIIK; encoded by the coding sequence ATGAAACGACTATCTTATATTTTAATCTTGTTAGTATCAATTTCTTGTGCAACAAAAGAAGCTGATCCAATTAAACTTAATTCTGACGGATGTGATTTTTGTAAAATGAAAATTGCAGATGGTAAATTTGGAGCAGAATTAATCACAACAAAGGGTAGAATATATAAATTTGATGATATGCATTGTATGATTAATTATCATAAAGAAAATCTAACAACAAATATTCAATCATTTTACATACATGATTTTAATCAAAATAATGTTTTAATTCCTGCCGAAAATGCCTTTTACGTAAAAGGAGGAGAAATTAGCAGTCCAATGCGTGGCAATATAATTGCAGTTAAAACCGAGGAGGAAGCAAAAAAAATAGCATCAAAATATAATGCAAATCCAATTTCTTGGAGCGAAATAATTAAATAA
- a CDS encoding fasciclin domain-containing protein — translation MKNSIKTLLLASLLITFGCKQGEETASEPASESTEVPAGGQENVVDETSVPNIVQTAVGSKDHTTLVTAVKAAGLVTSLSNAGPFTVFAPTNAAFDKLPAGTVEGLLKPEKKGDLENILGYHTYVGVLKVEYMQDGQEFDMVYGGKVKITKKDDKTYINGSEIVATIETGNGIIHVIGDVLLPK, via the coding sequence ATGAAAAATTCCATTAAAACTTTATTGTTAGCCAGTTTACTGATCACTTTTGGGTGTAAACAAGGCGAAGAAACAGCTTCAGAACCAGCATCAGAATCTACAGAAGTACCAGCTGGTGGACAAGAGAATGTGGTTGATGAAACTTCAGTTCCAAATATTGTGCAAACAGCTGTAGGAAGTAAAGACCACACTACTTTAGTTACTGCTGTTAAAGCGGCTGGTTTAGTAACATCATTAAGTAATGCTGGACCATTTACTGTATTTGCACCAACAAATGCTGCATTTGACAAGTTACCTGCTGGAACAGTAGAAGGCTTGTTAAAACCTGAAAAGAAGGGTGATTTAGAAAATATTTTAGGATATCATACCTATGTAGGTGTCTTAAAAGTAGAATACATGCAAGATGGTCAAGAGTTTGACATGGTTTATGGCGGAAAAGTAAAAATCACTAAAAAAGATGACAAAACGTATATCAATGGTTCTGAAATAGTTGCTACAATTGAAACTGGCAACGGAATAATTCACGTAATTGGCGACGTACTTTTACCAAAATAG
- a CDS encoding group III truncated hemoglobin: protein MKTDIRNRKDIEKLVNAFYDKVKKDDTIGYLFNDVAKVNWELHLPIMYDFWENILFYSGNYSGSPMVVHKELHQKSTMNQQHFQHWNNLFSETVDKLFIGIKANEIKERASNIAQVIMYKTLS from the coding sequence ATGAAAACAGATATTAGAAATAGAAAAGATATTGAAAAATTAGTCAATGCATTCTATGATAAAGTAAAAAAAGATGACACTATTGGATATTTATTCAATGATGTAGCAAAAGTAAATTGGGAATTACATTTGCCTATAATGTATGATTTTTGGGAGAATATTCTTTTTTACTCTGGAAATTATAGTGGAAGTCCTATGGTGGTTCACAAAGAGTTACATCAAAAAAGCACTATGAATCAACAACATTTTCAGCATTGGAATAATTTATTTAGTGAAACAGTAGATAAGCTTTTTATAGGTATAAAAGCCAATGAAATTAAAGAAAGAGCTTCAAATATTGCCCAGGTAATTATGTACAAAACACTATCATAA
- the nosD gene encoding nitrous oxide reductase family maturation protein NosD → MKYFLIILLFFSLSLKATTIHVGKKHEIKSVKKGIALAKNGDTLIVHGGLYKEGNIKIDKKIVFLGKGLPVLDGEKKHEVLSIHADSVVVDGFKIVRCAYATITDPCGIKVYNRSHVLIQNNVLDDNFFGIYLQNSQNCTIKNNTLKAYGKQEQQLGNGIHCWKSNNILIIANRIDGHRDGIYFEFVYDSLIWRNISTNNVRYGLHFMFSHSDTYITNIFRNNGAGVAVMYTKDVKMFNNTFDENWGASAYGLLLKDITDSYIFNNRFNSNTSAIYVEGSSRNKIEKNQFNANGWAMQIQASSMDNEVVNNNFIGNTFDMGTNGSLVLNTFNSNYWDKYEGYDLNKDEIGDVPYHPLSLFAVLIENNPSTMLLFRSFMITLLDKSEKVLPSITPDNFIDNKPQMKPLPLL, encoded by the coding sequence ATGAAATATTTCTTAATTATATTACTTTTTTTTTCACTCTCACTTAAAGCAACCACTATACATGTAGGTAAAAAGCATGAGATTAAGTCTGTTAAGAAAGGAATTGCTTTAGCAAAAAATGGAGATACTCTTATTGTACATGGTGGATTGTATAAAGAAGGTAATATAAAAATTGATAAAAAAATTGTCTTTTTAGGAAAAGGTTTGCCGGTTTTAGATGGGGAAAAAAAACATGAAGTTTTATCAATACACGCAGATAGTGTAGTGGTTGATGGATTCAAAATAGTAAGATGTGCTTACGCAACTATTACAGATCCTTGTGGTATTAAAGTTTATAATAGAAGTCACGTTTTAATTCAAAATAATGTTTTAGATGATAATTTTTTTGGGATATATCTTCAAAATTCTCAAAATTGTACTATTAAAAATAATACACTAAAAGCTTATGGAAAACAAGAGCAACAGCTTGGAAATGGAATTCATTGTTGGAAATCAAATAATATTTTAATAATTGCAAATCGTATTGATGGTCATAGAGATGGGATTTATTTTGAATTTGTATATGATTCATTAATTTGGAGAAATATTAGCACAAATAATGTCAGATATGGATTGCATTTTATGTTTTCACACAGCGATACATATATTACTAATATTTTTAGAAATAACGGTGCTGGAGTTGCAGTAATGTATACTAAAGATGTTAAAATGTTTAATAACACTTTTGATGAAAATTGGGGAGCTTCAGCTTATGGATTGCTTTTAAAAGATATAACGGATAGTTATATATTTAACAATAGATTTAACTCAAATACTTCAGCTATTTACGTTGAAGGTAGTAGCCGAAATAAAATAGAGAAAAATCAATTTAACGCTAATGGATGGGCTATGCAAATTCAAGCAAGTAGCATGGATAACGAAGTTGTAAACAATAATTTCATTGGTAATACTTTTGATATGGGAACCAACGGAAGTTTAGTGTTGAATACTTTTAATTCAAATTATTGGGATAAATATGAAGGCTATGATTTGAATAAAGATGAAATTGGTGATGTACCATATCATCCTTTGAGTTTATTTGCTGTTCTGATTGAAAATAATCCTTCAACTATGCTTTTATTTAGAAGTTTTATGATTACACTTTTAGATAAATCTGAAAAAGTATTACCAAGTATAACTCCTGATAATTTTATAGACAATAAGCCACAAATGAAACCATTACCATTATTATGA
- a CDS encoding molybdopterin oxidoreductase family protein, which translates to MAKLPVSIDKIIEQFGPSLNYAPKDGFTGRDEPDEVVNTHCCFCGMQCGIKLLVKENKVVGFDPWMEFPFNEGRLCPKGVQRYLQNNHPDRILNPLQRVEGKGFEPISWDSAMDKTITEIKRIQEKYGKDAFSMLSGVSLTNEKSYLVGKFARVALKTKNLDYNGRLCMVSAGAGNKKAFGLDRASNNYSDLEYAEVIIVAGANISETFPTLTHWIWKARDRGAKLIVIDPRVIPLARTADIHLDVKPGTDSALYGAMLKYLVDNDMLDHDFIDNYTSGFQDTIDAVKDYTLEWAEEITGIQKEKIKAAAELWGKAKTSFLLHARGIEHHSKGVDNVLGCINLVLATGRIGKPYCGYGTITGQGNGQGGREHGHKCDQLPGNRDIENPEHRKYISEVWGIDEKDLPGKGLSAYEIIEAIHRGEIKGLLSICFNPLVSLPNSNYVREALEKLEYYVCIDFFLNETARHADIILAGSLQEEEEGTTTSAEGRVIRIRQAVTPPGDARTDTSIILELAERLGVKDKFTYDNSETIFNELRVASKGGTADYYGITYKRIEDNMGVFWPCPSEDHPGTPRLWEDKKFKTPDGKAHFNPAPYKLPGEVTDEAYPITLTTGRVVSQYLSGTQTRRIGKLVDQFPEPLLEIHPEMAEKYNIKQRELVKVSTRRGEGIFPANIVETIRKDTVFIPYHWPGQKSANLLTPGTLDPISKIPEFKVSACKLEPLNEIAPLGTESKAYASI; encoded by the coding sequence ATGGCAAAATTACCAGTTTCAATAGATAAAATTATAGAACAATTTGGACCTAGTTTAAACTATGCTCCTAAAGATGGATTTACAGGTAGAGACGAACCAGATGAAGTTGTAAATACACATTGTTGCTTTTGCGGTATGCAATGTGGAATTAAATTATTAGTAAAAGAAAATAAAGTTGTAGGATTCGATCCATGGATGGAATTTCCTTTTAACGAGGGAAGATTGTGTCCAAAAGGGGTGCAACGTTATTTACAAAATAATCACCCTGATAGAATTTTAAATCCACTTCAACGAGTAGAAGGTAAAGGTTTTGAACCTATTTCTTGGGATAGTGCGATGGATAAAACTATCACAGAAATTAAAAGAATTCAAGAAAAATATGGAAAAGACGCCTTTTCCATGTTGTCTGGAGTTTCTTTAACTAACGAAAAAAGTTACTTAGTAGGCAAGTTTGCACGTGTAGCATTAAAAACCAAAAACCTGGACTATAATGGTCGTTTGTGTATGGTAAGTGCTGGAGCAGGAAATAAAAAAGCTTTTGGATTAGATAGAGCATCTAATAATTATTCGGATTTAGAGTATGCTGAGGTTATTATTGTCGCAGGTGCAAATATTAGTGAAACATTCCCAACATTAACACATTGGATTTGGAAAGCAAGAGATAGAGGTGCTAAACTAATTGTTATAGACCCACGTGTTATTCCTCTAGCTCGTACGGCTGATATTCATTTAGATGTGAAACCAGGAACCGATTCTGCTTTGTATGGTGCTATGCTAAAATATTTAGTTGATAATGACATGTTAGATCATGATTTTATTGATAATTATACTTCAGGTTTTCAAGATACAATAGACGCAGTTAAAGATTATACGCTTGAATGGGCTGAGGAAATAACCGGTATTCAAAAAGAAAAAATAAAAGCAGCAGCTGAATTATGGGGAAAAGCCAAAACATCATTCTTATTACACGCTCGTGGAATTGAACATCATTCAAAAGGTGTAGATAACGTTTTAGGCTGTATAAATTTAGTATTAGCTACAGGAAGAATAGGAAAACCTTATTGCGGATACGGAACTATTACAGGTCAAGGAAACGGACAAGGAGGAAGAGAACATGGTCATAAGTGTGATCAATTACCAGGTAACCGTGATATTGAAAACCCAGAACACAGAAAATATATTTCAGAAGTTTGGGGAATTGATGAAAAGGATTTGCCAGGAAAAGGACTTTCAGCCTACGAAATTATTGAGGCGATTCATCGTGGAGAAATAAAGGGGCTTTTGTCAATTTGTTTTAATCCATTAGTCTCTTTACCTAACAGTAATTATGTTAGAGAAGCATTAGAAAAATTAGAATATTACGTATGTATTGATTTCTTTTTAAATGAAACAGCAAGACATGCCGATATTATATTGGCAGGTTCATTACAAGAAGAAGAAGAAGGAACTACAACTTCTGCTGAAGGTAGAGTTATTAGAATTAGACAAGCAGTAACTCCTCCAGGAGATGCAAGAACAGATACTTCTATTATACTTGAATTAGCAGAAAGATTAGGTGTAAAAGATAAATTTACCTATGATAATAGTGAAACAATTTTTAATGAATTGAGAGTAGCTTCTAAAGGAGGAACAGCTGATTATTACGGTATTACTTATAAGAGAATCGAAGACAACATGGGTGTTTTTTGGCCATGTCCTTCCGAAGATCATCCAGGAACACCACGTTTATGGGAAGATAAAAAATTCAAAACACCCGACGGGAAAGCACATTTTAATCCAGCCCCTTATAAATTACCAGGAGAAGTTACAGATGAAGCATATCCAATTACTTTAACCACAGGTCGCGTAGTATCACAATATTTAAGTGGAACACAAACTAGACGTATAGGAAAATTAGTTGATCAATTTCCAGAACCTTTATTAGAAATTCATCCGGAAATGGCTGAAAAATATAACATAAAACAAAGAGAATTAGTTAAGGTTTCTACCCGTCGTGGAGAAGGTATTTTTCCAGCTAATATTGTTGAAACGATTAGGAAAGACACCGTTTTTATACCGTATCATTGGCCAGGTCAAAAATCAGCAAATTTATTAACACCAGGGACTCTAGACCCTATTTCTAAAATACCAGAATTTAAAGTGTCTGCATGTAAATTAGAGCCATTAAATGAAATTGCTCCACTTGGTACAGAATCAAAAGCCTACGCAAGCATTTAA
- a CDS encoding ABC transporter ATP-binding protein, producing MIEIKNISKKFGKLEVLKNVSVSCNSGQCIALIGPNGCGKTTLIKSILGMVIPDAGSMEFNKKSIFGDYLYREKIGYMPQIGRYPDTMTIGEIIEMVKKIRNSKDNLDEDLFRDFEIEKMLNKQMRTLSGGTTQKISAVLAFLFNPDVLILDEPTAGLDPLASELLKEKIIKEKEKGKLIIITSHLLSELDDLISEIIFMQEGKIFFHKNIDELRDETQEDKISKAIAKILRANSNEQNN from the coding sequence ATGATTGAAATAAAAAATATATCTAAAAAATTTGGAAAACTGGAAGTCCTTAAGAATGTTTCTGTTTCCTGTAATTCTGGTCAATGTATTGCTTTAATTGGACCTAATGGTTGTGGAAAAACAACTTTGATAAAGTCGATTTTAGGTATGGTGATTCCTGATGCTGGAAGTATGGAATTTAATAAAAAATCGATTTTTGGTGATTATCTGTACAGAGAAAAAATTGGATACATGCCACAAATTGGTCGCTATCCAGATACAATGACTATTGGTGAAATTATCGAAATGGTTAAGAAAATTCGAAATTCAAAAGACAATTTAGATGAAGATTTGTTTAGAGATTTTGAAATTGAGAAAATGTTAAATAAGCAAATGCGAACACTATCTGGTGGAACTACTCAAAAAATCAGTGCAGTTTTAGCTTTTTTATTTAATCCAGATGTTTTAATATTAGATGAACCTACAGCTGGTTTAGATCCTCTTGCATCTGAATTATTAAAAGAGAAAATTATTAAAGAAAAAGAAAAAGGCAAATTAATTATTATTACATCACATTTACTAAGTGAATTAGATGATTTGATTTCTGAAATTATTTTTATGCAAGAAGGTAAAATATTCTTTCATAAAAATATAGATGAATTAAGAGATGAAACACAAGAAGATAAAATTTCAAAAGCCATTGCTAAAATTTTAAGAGCCAATTCAAATGAACAGAATAATTAA
- a CDS encoding 4Fe-4S dicluster domain-containing protein: MSNYTTFNRNEEFFVDMQRCIGCKACEMACAECETNGHDSMIHVNYVERSTTIQTTVQVCMHCEDPVCANVCPADAISKDEFGIVHTANTERCIGCSNCVMACPFGVPKKIEEYDLMMKCTMCYDRTSVGKKPMCATVCPSGALFYGTKEEIKEMRPNSSPVNTFVFGKEVVNTKVNIMMPKGSTELIIY; encoded by the coding sequence ATGAGTAATTATACCACATTTAATAGAAACGAAGAGTTTTTTGTAGATATGCAACGTTGCATAGGATGTAAAGCTTGTGAAATGGCATGTGCAGAATGTGAAACGAATGGTCATGACTCTATGATACATGTAAATTACGTGGAGCGTTCTACTACTATTCAAACTACTGTTCAAGTTTGTATGCATTGTGAAGATCCTGTATGTGCAAATGTTTGCCCCGCCGATGCTATTTCAAAAGATGAATTTGGTATAGTTCATACTGCAAATACTGAACGTTGCATTGGATGTTCCAATTGTGTTATGGCATGTCCGTTTGGAGTTCCTAAGAAAATTGAAGAGTATGATTTAATGATGAAATGTACTATGTGTTATGATAGAACAAGCGTTGGAAAAAAACCAATGTGTGCTACAGTATGCCCAAGCGGCGCTTTGTTTTACGGTACTAAAGAAGAAATTAAAGAAATGAGACCAAACAGTTCACCAGTGAATACATTTGTATTTGGAAAAGAAGTAGTGAATACAAAAGTGAATATAATGATGCCAAAAGGTAGTACCGAATTAATTATTTATTAA
- the nosZ gene encoding Sec-dependent nitrous-oxide reductase: MKNKFVKAILVIVLGSALFTSCKPKNSGDAVSGDAAQRVYVAPGKYDEFYNFVSGGFSGQMSVYGLPSGRMLKVVPIFSQDPESGWGFSEETKPMLNTSEGFIPWDDQHHLELSQTNGEVDGRWIFANANNTPRIARVDLKRFKTAEIIELPNSAGNHSSPFITENTEYVVAGTRFGVPGDYENGDVPINTYKENFKGHISFIKVDKESGKMDLSFQLRLPGVNFDLSHAGKGKSHGWFFFTCYNSEQANTLLEVNASQRDKDFIMAVNWKKAEEYIKAGKGKIEKTKYAHNTWNDETHTGTSVIKDEVLVLDAMAMKDICYLMPCPKSPHGCDVDPTGEYIVGSGKLAALIPVFSFDKMINAIGKKDYEGDYEGIPVLKYNSVLHGEVQKPGLGPLHTEFDGKGNAYTTFFVSSEVVKWDIKTLKVLDRVPTYYSVGHLCIPGGDSKKPFGKYLIAYNKITKDRYLPTGPELTQSAQLYDISGDKMQLLLDFPTIGEPHYAQAAPADLIRNNGQLKIYDIKKNNHPRVAKGEKETKVVREGNKVHVYMTMVRSHFSPDNIEGIKVGDDVYFHITNLEQDWDVPHGFSIRRAQTAELLIMPGETSTLNWKPTKVGIVPFYCTDFCSALHQEMSGYIRVSPAGSNVPLSYSLGTNLPASSTK; encoded by the coding sequence ATGAAAAATAAATTTGTAAAAGCAATTTTAGTAATTGTATTAGGAAGTGCACTTTTTACTTCTTGTAAACCCAAAAATTCAGGAGATGCTGTTAGTGGTGATGCCGCTCAACGAGTATACGTTGCTCCTGGTAAATACGATGAATTTTATAATTTCGTTTCAGGGGGATTTAGTGGTCAAATGAGTGTTTATGGTCTGCCAAGTGGTAGAATGTTAAAAGTAGTTCCTATTTTTTCTCAAGACCCTGAAAGTGGATGGGGCTTTAGTGAAGAAACTAAACCTATGTTAAATACTTCAGAAGGTTTTATTCCTTGGGATGATCAACATCACTTAGAGTTATCACAAACCAACGGAGAAGTTGATGGTAGATGGATATTTGCTAATGCAAACAACACACCACGTATTGCAAGAGTTGATTTAAAACGTTTTAAAACTGCAGAAATTATTGAGTTGCCAAACTCTGCGGGTAACCACTCATCACCTTTTATTACTGAAAATACAGAATATGTAGTTGCAGGAACTCGTTTTGGTGTACCTGGTGATTACGAAAATGGTGATGTTCCAATCAATACTTATAAAGAAAATTTTAAAGGACATATTAGTTTTATTAAAGTGGATAAAGAATCAGGTAAAATGGATTTATCTTTTCAATTACGATTACCTGGTGTAAATTTTGACCTTTCTCATGCTGGAAAAGGAAAATCTCATGGATGGTTTTTCTTCACTTGTTACAATTCTGAACAAGCTAATACACTTTTAGAAGTTAATGCTTCTCAAAGAGATAAAGACTTTATTATGGCAGTAAACTGGAAAAAAGCTGAAGAGTATATAAAAGCTGGTAAAGGGAAAATAGAAAAAACAAAATATGCCCATAATACTTGGAATGACGAAACACATACTGGGACTTCTGTAATTAAAGATGAGGTTTTAGTTTTAGACGCTATGGCAATGAAAGATATTTGCTATTTAATGCCTTGTCCAAAATCTCCACATGGTTGTGATGTTGATCCAACTGGAGAATATATCGTAGGTTCAGGTAAATTAGCAGCTTTAATACCTGTATTTAGCTTTGATAAAATGATAAATGCTATTGGCAAAAAAGATTATGAAGGTGATTATGAAGGTATTCCTGTATTAAAATACAACTCAGTACTTCATGGAGAGGTTCAAAAACCAGGTTTAGGACCATTACATACTGAATTTGATGGAAAAGGAAACGCATACACTACTTTCTTTGTGTCTTCTGAAGTAGTTAAATGGGATATTAAAACATTAAAAGTGTTAGATAGAGTACCAACTTATTATTCTGTAGGTCACTTATGTATTCCTGGTGGCGACTCTAAAAAACCTTTTGGAAAATATCTGATTGCTTACAATAAAATTACAAAAGATAGATATTTACCTACAGGGCCAGAGTTAACGCAATCTGCTCAATTATATGATATTAGCGGAGATAAAATGCAATTATTGTTAGATTTTCCAACTATTGGTGAGCCTCACTATGCACAAGCAGCTCCTGCTGATTTGATTCGAAATAACGGACAATTGAAAATTTACGATATTAAGAAAAATAATCACCCAAGAGTAGCTAAAGGTGAAAAAGAAACAAAAGTGGTAAGAGAAGGTAACAAAGTACATGTTTATATGACAATGGTACGTTCACACTTTTCTCCAGATAATATTGAAGGAATTAAAGTTGGAGATGATGTTTATTTCCACATTACAAACCTTGAACAAGATTGGGATGTACCTCATGGATTCTCAATTAGAAGAGCACAAACCGCTGAATTACTAATTATGCCTGGCGAAACCTCTACCTTGAATTGGAAACCTACAAAAGTTGGTATTGTTCCATTTTATTGTACAGATTTCTGTAGTGCATTACACCAAGAAATGTCAGGATACATCAGAGTTTCTCCTGCAGGAAGTAATGTTCCTCTTAGTTATAGCTTAGGTACAAATTTACCAGCTTCTTCAACAAAATAA
- a CDS encoding Rieske (2Fe-2S) protein gives MSKENNLDKNWKKDFPIQKQEAAQVSRRDFAKFLTLVSGGLMVGSGLVAAKSYLLPKEEVEGEHFVCDIKDIPVGGTKAFLIKGSTIPYILIHLEDGSFTAYEQKCTHLSCAVYYKPGSGQIICPCHEGHFDAKTGDVLAGPPPRPLPRLDVLVKEQAIFVKAHENSIG, from the coding sequence ATGTCAAAAGAAAATAATTTAGATAAAAATTGGAAAAAAGATTTTCCAATCCAAAAACAAGAAGCAGCTCAAGTTAGTAGAAGAGATTTTGCAAAGTTTTTAACTCTAGTATCAGGTGGATTAATGGTAGGTAGTGGTTTAGTTGCAGCAAAATCTTATTTATTACCTAAAGAGGAAGTAGAAGGAGAACATTTTGTTTGTGATATAAAAGATATCCCTGTTGGCGGAACAAAAGCATTTTTAATTAAAGGAAGTACTATTCCTTATATTTTAATCCATTTAGAGGATGGTAGTTTTACTGCATATGAACAAAAATGTACACATTTATCATGTGCGGTTTATTATAAACCTGGTTCTGGTCAAATAATTTGTCCGTGTCATGAAGGTCACTTTGATGCTAAAACAGGTGATGTTTTAGCAGGACCACCTCCAAGACCCTTACCACGTTTAGATGTGTTAGTAAAAGAACAAGCTATCTTTGTAAAAGCTCATGAAAATTCAATTGGTTAA
- a CDS encoding DUF6755 family protein, with protein sequence MSTFRQGQNSANTRKLNAVLSTIIFILILNVTIQIWLLYAALNNALDNNKEILIPAFIASAILFAIGVGLLYYLPIGNNKK encoded by the coding sequence ATGAGTACTTTTAGACAAGGACAGAATAGTGCCAATACAAGAAAACTAAATGCTGTATTATCTACCATAATTTTTATATTAATACTTAATGTTACTATTCAAATTTGGTTATTATACGCTGCATTAAATAATGCTTTAGATAATAACAAAGAGATTTTAATTCCAGCTTTTATTGCATCGGCTATATTATTTGCAATTGGAGTAGGTTTACTCTATTATCTCCCTATTGGCAATAACAAAAAATAA